Proteins encoded together in one Corallococcus soli window:
- the infC gene encoding translation initiation factor IF-3, with product MIREQRNSRGPNRDQRTNRRIRAREVRVVGSDGSQLGVMTIEAALERSRTEGLDLVEVSPMAKPPVCKIMDYGKFKYEEKKKASDAKRTQVVIQLKEVKLRPKTEEHDYEFKVRNTRRFIEEGNKAKVVIQFRGREITHKELGSAILDDVIKDLKDVAVAEQMPRMEGRQMFMILAPTPKVAQKARELTRQAAAAVRKSSPPSQKKPHPEGGHPAAEGASTAPAEAEETGTSDAADTGDEQDTATATT from the coding sequence ATCATTCGCGAACAGAGAAACAGTCGCGGTCCCAACAGGGACCAGAGAACCAACCGCCGCATCCGCGCGCGGGAAGTCCGTGTCGTGGGCTCCGATGGTTCGCAGCTCGGGGTCATGACCATCGAGGCCGCCCTGGAGCGGTCCCGAACCGAAGGGCTCGACCTCGTCGAAGTCAGCCCCATGGCCAAGCCGCCAGTCTGCAAGATCATGGACTACGGCAAGTTCAAGTACGAGGAGAAGAAGAAGGCCTCGGACGCGAAGCGCACGCAGGTGGTCATCCAGCTCAAGGAAGTGAAGCTCCGTCCCAAGACGGAGGAGCACGACTACGAGTTCAAGGTGCGCAACACCCGCCGGTTCATCGAAGAGGGCAACAAGGCCAAGGTCGTCATCCAGTTCCGCGGGCGTGAAATCACGCACAAGGAGTTGGGCAGCGCCATCCTTGATGACGTCATCAAGGACCTGAAGGACGTGGCCGTCGCCGAGCAGATGCCGCGCATGGAAGGCCGGCAGATGTTCATGATCCTCGCGCCCACGCCGAAGGTCGCGCAGAAGGCCCGTGAGCTGACGCGCCAGGCCGCGGCAGCCGTCCGCAAGTCCTCGCCGCCGAGCCAGAAGAAGCCGCACCCCGAAGGTGGCCATCCCGCCGCGGAGGGTGCTTCCACCGCGCCCGCCGAAGCCGAGGAGACCGGTACCAGCGACGCCGCCGATACGGGCGACGAGCAGGACACCGCGACCGCGACGACGTAG
- a CDS encoding HAD-IG family 5'-nucleotidase gives MRPQYSGPPPERGLFCNRTLNMRAIKAVGYDMDYTLIHYRVEAWERRAYEYIRDRLVEQGWPVADLTFDPMLAIRGLIIDTAKGNLLKANRFGFVKKALHGSKAMDFDAQREAYNRTVIDLADRRWVFLNTLFSLSEACIYAQLVDRLDAGQLPGPMGYVDLYEHVRKNLDATHMQGRLKAEIIADPERYVIDDPETPLALLDQKSAGKKLLLITNSEWAYTEPMMHFAFDKHLPEGMTWRQLFDVVIVSARKPEFFTTRSTLFEVVEANGEALLRPHSGPLNRSKPYFGGSALELERHLGLSGDEILYVGDHMFGDVHVTKNVLRWRTALILRELEDEVRAIAAFRATEMRIGERMLKKERLEDESCQVRLELQRRRHQYGPRTDTLEGELVTRLAELRTETEALDAELGPMARAAGELSNPHWGLLTRAGNDKSHLARQVERYADIYTSRVSNFLFATPFVYLRSPRGSLPHDPSLPGGTPVFTTGDGAGSGPAE, from the coding sequence ATGCGTCCTCAATACTCCGGTCCCCCGCCCGAGCGCGGCCTGTTCTGCAACCGCACCCTCAACATGCGCGCCATCAAGGCCGTGGGCTACGACATGGACTACACGCTCATCCACTACCGGGTGGAAGCGTGGGAGCGTCGCGCCTACGAATACATCCGCGACCGGCTGGTCGAGCAGGGCTGGCCCGTCGCCGACCTGACGTTCGACCCGATGCTCGCCATCCGCGGGCTCATCATCGACACGGCCAAGGGCAACCTGCTCAAGGCCAACCGCTTCGGCTTCGTGAAGAAGGCCCTCCACGGCAGCAAGGCCATGGACTTCGACGCGCAGCGCGAGGCCTACAACCGCACCGTCATCGACCTGGCGGACCGCCGCTGGGTGTTCCTCAACACGCTCTTCTCCCTGTCGGAGGCGTGCATCTACGCGCAGCTGGTGGACCGCCTGGACGCGGGCCAGCTCCCCGGCCCCATGGGCTACGTGGACCTCTACGAGCACGTGCGCAAGAACCTGGACGCCACGCACATGCAGGGGCGCCTCAAGGCCGAAATCATCGCGGACCCCGAGCGCTACGTCATCGATGATCCGGAGACGCCGCTGGCGCTGCTGGACCAGAAGAGCGCCGGCAAGAAGCTGCTGCTCATCACCAACAGCGAGTGGGCCTACACCGAGCCCATGATGCACTTCGCCTTCGACAAGCACCTGCCCGAGGGCATGACCTGGCGCCAGCTCTTCGACGTCGTCATCGTCAGCGCGCGCAAGCCGGAGTTCTTCACCACCCGCTCCACCCTCTTCGAGGTGGTGGAGGCCAACGGGGAGGCGCTCCTGCGCCCCCACTCCGGCCCGCTCAACCGCAGCAAGCCCTACTTCGGGGGCAGCGCGCTGGAACTGGAGCGGCACCTGGGCCTGTCCGGCGATGAGATCCTCTACGTGGGCGACCACATGTTCGGCGACGTGCACGTCACCAAGAACGTGCTGCGCTGGCGCACCGCGCTCATCCTGCGCGAGCTGGAGGACGAGGTGCGCGCCATCGCCGCGTTCCGCGCCACGGAGATGCGCATCGGCGAGCGCATGCTCAAGAAGGAGCGCCTGGAGGACGAGAGCTGTCAGGTCCGGCTGGAGCTGCAGCGCCGCCGCCACCAGTACGGCCCCCGCACCGACACGCTGGAGGGCGAGCTGGTCACCCGCCTCGCCGAGCTGCGCACGGAGACGGAGGCCCTGGACGCGGAGCTGGGCCCCATGGCGCGCGCGGCCGGGGAGCTGTCCAACCCCCACTGGGGCCTGCTCACCCGCGCCGGCAACGACAAGAGCCACCTGGCGCGGCAGGTGGAGCGCTACGCGGACATCTACACGTCGCGCGTGAGCAACTTCCTGTTCGCCACGCCCTTCGTCTACCTGCGCAGCCCGCGCGGCAGCCTCCCGCACGACCCCAGCCTCCCCGGAGGAACCCCCGTGTTCACCACCGGGGATGGCGCGGGCAGCGGCCCCGCGGAGTAG
- a CDS encoding DHA2 family efflux MFS transporter permease subunit translates to MRIEKDVSVSTATAPTGPVRSTRGSRLASVAVASALFMEFLDSTALSTALPTLSVAFGTDPVHLKLALTSYILALAVLAPASGWIADRYGPRRVFMWAMAVFVMASVLCGFSQSLTQLVLFRTLQGLGGALMTPVGRLIVVNSAPREKLVSAMSWFTMPALVGPLLGPPLAGLILGVADWPWIFFINVPVGLLGMWAVARFVPALRQPDPGPFDKKGFALAAVAITTLMGAAETAGIGLVPWPVQLGIALVAVGTLVAYVRHALRTPRPVLDLRLFKVPTFRASMMGGALVRMGLGATPFLLPLLFQVGLGWGPLEAGLVTIGTSMGAFACKPVAPALIRRVGFRQTLIASNLLTAALTAVPAFFRIGTPVPLIIGTLIFSGFMRSLQFTATNTVAYADLPKEAVSSASTLAVVTQQMALSVGISFGGLMLHVARGGGDVRLTPERFLLPFLAIGLVSSLAGPLFRRLPPDAGAQIGGRAAARG, encoded by the coding sequence TGCGCTGTTCATGGAGTTCCTGGACTCCACGGCGCTGTCCACCGCGCTGCCCACGCTGTCGGTGGCGTTCGGCACGGATCCAGTCCACCTCAAGCTCGCGCTGACGTCGTACATCCTGGCGCTGGCGGTGCTCGCGCCCGCGAGTGGGTGGATCGCCGACCGCTACGGCCCGCGCCGCGTCTTCATGTGGGCCATGGCCGTGTTCGTGATGGCCTCCGTGCTGTGTGGCTTCTCGCAGTCCCTGACGCAGCTCGTGCTCTTCCGCACGCTCCAGGGGCTGGGCGGCGCGCTGATGACGCCCGTGGGCCGCCTCATCGTCGTCAACTCGGCGCCGCGCGAGAAGCTGGTGTCCGCGATGAGCTGGTTCACCATGCCCGCCCTGGTGGGGCCGCTGCTGGGGCCACCGCTCGCGGGCCTCATCCTGGGCGTCGCGGACTGGCCGTGGATCTTCTTCATCAACGTCCCCGTGGGCCTGCTGGGCATGTGGGCCGTGGCGCGCTTCGTGCCCGCGTTGCGGCAGCCGGACCCGGGCCCCTTCGACAAGAAGGGCTTCGCCCTGGCGGCGGTCGCCATCACGACGCTGATGGGCGCGGCGGAGACGGCGGGCATCGGGCTGGTGCCGTGGCCCGTGCAGCTGGGCATCGCGCTGGTGGCCGTGGGGACGCTGGTCGCCTACGTGCGCCATGCGCTGCGCACGCCGCGTCCGGTGCTCGACCTGCGCCTGTTCAAGGTGCCCACCTTCCGCGCCAGCATGATGGGGGGCGCCCTGGTGCGCATGGGCCTGGGCGCGACGCCCTTCCTGCTGCCGCTGCTCTTCCAGGTGGGCCTGGGGTGGGGGCCGCTGGAGGCGGGGCTCGTCACCATTGGCACGTCGATGGGGGCCTTCGCGTGCAAGCCGGTGGCGCCCGCGCTCATCCGGCGCGTGGGCTTCCGCCAGACGCTCATCGCCTCCAACCTGCTCACCGCGGCGCTGACGGCCGTGCCCGCCTTCTTCCGTATCGGCACGCCCGTCCCGCTCATCATCGGCACGCTCATCTTCAGCGGCTTCATGCGCTCGTTGCAGTTCACCGCCACCAACACGGTGGCCTACGCGGACCTCCCCAAGGAGGCGGTGAGCAGTGCCTCCACGCTGGCGGTGGTGACGCAGCAGATGGCGCTGAGCGTGGGCATCAGCTTCGGCGGCCTGATGCTGCACGTCGCGCGGGGCGGTGGTGACGTGCGCCTCACGCCGGAGCGGTTCCTGCTGCCCTTCCTGGCCATCGGCCTCGTGTCGTCGCTGGCCGGGCCCCTCTTCCGCCGGCTGCCTCCCGACGCGGGGGCGCAAATTGGCGGCCGGGCCGCCGCGCGCGGCTAG
- a CDS encoding DUF2267 domain-containing protein — MAQSHESESEKQARHERRHDAHLRATYAAFLRHLEEVSGLPRNLAECAAVSVLTTLERRVLPEGARNLEAQLPRLLVAFLPPPEERPARLQRFGREEFIESVAEDLKMPVDRAELVIRAVLRAFQDQITEGEADKFASNLPADLQALWRLTQ, encoded by the coding sequence ATGGCCCAGTCCCACGAAAGCGAATCCGAGAAGCAGGCTCGCCACGAGCGTCGGCATGACGCCCACCTGCGCGCCACCTACGCGGCCTTCCTGCGCCACCTGGAGGAGGTGAGCGGCCTGCCCCGCAACCTCGCGGAGTGCGCCGCCGTGTCGGTGCTGACCACCCTGGAGCGCCGCGTCCTGCCGGAGGGGGCGCGCAACCTGGAGGCGCAGCTGCCCCGCCTGCTGGTGGCCTTCCTCCCGCCCCCGGAGGAGCGTCCCGCCCGGCTCCAGCGCTTCGGCCGGGAGGAGTTCATCGAATCCGTCGCGGAGGACCTGAAGATGCCGGTGGACCGCGCGGAGCTGGTCATCCGCGCCGTGCTGCGCGCGTTCCAGGATCAAATCACGGAGGGCGAGGCGGACAAGTTCGCCAGCAACCTCCCCGCGGACCTCCAGGCCCTGTGGCGCCTCACTCAGTAG
- a CDS encoding imm11 family protein has protein sequence MTTDNRTFWMLDTISNPGAVIETYVADAPSKWRLFEGQSHIAQFPAGATLKFSRDFPKHRKLFDFVANTMSLIIASKKVKDILDALGVDNCEYLPVAVKDHKDKVVGPEYFIIHPVGGEDGIDLEKSVYHKDSFDEREIGDVDLLVLNKEAISPRARFFRFKPLMREYVIDQVVADAFKAGKVTGYRLFAAEGWDGSFMHLEAE, from the coding sequence ATGACGACCGACAACCGGACGTTCTGGATGCTCGACACCATCAGCAATCCCGGAGCCGTCATCGAAACCTACGTGGCGGACGCTCCGTCCAAGTGGCGTTTGTTCGAGGGACAGAGTCACATCGCGCAATTTCCAGCGGGGGCCACCTTGAAGTTCTCCAGGGACTTCCCCAAGCACCGCAAGCTCTTCGACTTCGTGGCCAATACGATGAGCCTGATCATCGCCTCGAAGAAGGTGAAGGACATCCTCGACGCGTTGGGGGTGGACAACTGCGAATACCTGCCCGTGGCGGTGAAGGACCACAAGGACAAGGTCGTGGGGCCCGAGTACTTCATCATCCACCCGGTGGGCGGGGAGGACGGCATCGACCTGGAGAAGTCCGTCTATCACAAGGACTCCTTTGACGAGCGCGAGATCGGGGATGTCGACCTGCTCGTCCTGAACAAGGAAGCCATTTCCCCGCGTGCCCGCTTCTTCCGCTTCAAGCCGTTGATGCGGGAGTACGTCATCGACCAGGTCGTGGCAGATGCGTTCAAGGCCGGCAAGGTCACCGGCTACCGGCTGTTCGCGGCGGAAGGTTGGGACGGCTCCTTCATGCACCTTGAGGCGGAGTGA
- a CDS encoding START domain-containing protein, translating into MTRRFGGVVVVAAAVLLVSGMAGAEEAWDTVATEPFVVKVRPRPGTKAKDIWAEGELKASAAQVQAALEDMESYRSWMPYVKESRVVRPTDDGGRLTYTRLDLPVVSSRDYICHVVTESKVAPDGTGVYQQRWKAEPDAFPARRDVVRLRLNEGSWRVESRGEGQSWAVYKFTVDPAGSIPGFLANVGQKDAVVDTLRAVEKRAKSLTVTPPAK; encoded by the coding sequence ATGACGCGACGGTTCGGTGGAGTGGTGGTGGTGGCGGCGGCGGTGCTGCTGGTGTCGGGCATGGCGGGGGCAGAGGAGGCCTGGGACACGGTGGCCACGGAGCCCTTCGTGGTGAAGGTGCGGCCTCGCCCGGGGACCAAGGCGAAGGACATCTGGGCGGAGGGCGAACTGAAGGCGTCCGCGGCGCAGGTGCAGGCGGCCCTGGAGGACATGGAGTCCTACCGGTCGTGGATGCCGTACGTGAAGGAGTCGCGCGTGGTGAGGCCGACGGACGACGGCGGTCGGCTGACGTACACGCGGCTGGACCTGCCGGTGGTGTCCTCGCGCGACTACATCTGCCACGTGGTGACGGAGTCGAAGGTCGCGCCGGATGGGACGGGCGTGTACCAGCAGCGCTGGAAGGCGGAGCCGGACGCGTTCCCCGCGCGGCGCGACGTGGTGCGCCTGCGCTTGAACGAGGGCAGCTGGAGGGTGGAGTCGCGAGGCGAGGGGCAGTCCTGGGCCGTCTACAAGTTCACGGTGGACCCCGCGGGCTCCATCCCCGGGTTTCTGGCGAACGTGGGCCAGAAGGACGCGGTGGTGGACACGCTGCGCGCGGTGGAGAAGCGCGCGAAGTCGCTGACGGTGACGCCCCCGGCGAAGTAG
- a CDS encoding S1 family peptidase, whose amino-acid sequence MAKRSTASARDPTGCRPPREVALAALAALLPLGCLPAWEPLEPPEPAPTVARGLVQGTDAPGEGATVALVARRTRCGGEPPVLLCSGALIAPDVVLTAAHCLAVFGEAGPYEVFVGPTLFPEPGAAGPEGRFVRVTRAVAHPSHVPATHAWDAALLRLATPVTEVPPYRLPGGLDAPVSVGSLVRAVGYGDTKDAARPSGQRRQGLLQVTGVQAAAFQAGPAPAMTCVGDSGGPVLGGPEGGEVLWGLTVSGDVACRSEAVQVRVDALADFLQPFLDEAPPPLASAPLPVEALCRESCATDAQCPAGLLCVAAGDAPARCLLPALQAGTYGASCSEDAACGAQGVCARLEVDGDDACRCFTPCEAITDPPGPDEEPRAEGGGCAASPASPGFTGAMLLGLLWRQSWRRIPGGRSRTDSA is encoded by the coding sequence ATGGCGAAACGGTCCACCGCGTCCGCCCGGGACCCGACAGGATGCCGACCCCCCAGGGAGGTTGCGCTCGCCGCGCTCGCCGCCCTCCTGCCGCTCGGCTGCCTGCCTGCCTGGGAGCCCCTGGAGCCTCCGGAGCCCGCACCGACGGTGGCCCGGGGCCTCGTCCAGGGGACGGACGCCCCCGGGGAGGGGGCGACGGTGGCGCTGGTGGCCCGGCGCACGCGCTGTGGCGGAGAGCCGCCGGTGCTCCTGTGCTCGGGCGCCCTCATCGCCCCGGACGTGGTGCTGACGGCGGCCCACTGCCTGGCCGTCTTCGGGGAAGCAGGGCCCTATGAGGTGTTCGTGGGACCTACCTTGTTCCCGGAGCCCGGGGCCGCCGGGCCGGAGGGCCGGTTCGTGCGCGTCACCCGGGCCGTGGCCCATCCGTCCCATGTCCCGGCCACCCACGCCTGGGACGCGGCCCTGCTGCGGCTGGCGACGCCCGTCACGGAGGTCCCACCCTACCGGCTCCCGGGGGGGCTGGACGCCCCGGTGTCGGTGGGCAGCCTCGTGCGGGCGGTGGGCTACGGGGACACGAAGGACGCGGCCCGTCCCTCCGGCCAGCGGCGCCAGGGGCTGCTCCAGGTGACCGGCGTGCAGGCCGCGGCCTTCCAGGCGGGCCCCGCCCCCGCGATGACCTGCGTGGGCGACAGCGGCGGGCCGGTGCTGGGGGGGCCGGAGGGAGGCGAGGTGCTGTGGGGGCTCACCGTGAGCGGGGACGTGGCCTGCCGTTCGGAGGCGGTCCAGGTGCGGGTGGACGCGCTGGCGGACTTCCTCCAACCCTTCCTGGACGAAGCCCCACCCCCGCTCGCCTCCGCCCCCCTCCCCGTGGAGGCGCTCTGCCGGGAGTCCTGCGCCACCGACGCCCAGTGCCCCGCGGGCCTCCTCTGCGTCGCGGCCGGGGACGCTCCCGCCCGGTGCCTGCTGCCCGCGCTCCAGGCGGGGACCTACGGGGCGTCGTGCTCGGAGGACGCCGCGTGTGGCGCGCAGGGCGTGTGTGCCCGGCTGGAGGTGGACGGGGACGACGCCTGCCGCTGCTTCACCCCCTGCGAGGCCATCACCGACCCGCCGGGCCCGGACGAAGAACCCCGGGCCGAAGGAGGAGGCTGCGCCGCGTCCCCCGCGTCTCCGGGCTTCACAGGGGCCATGCTCCTGGGGCTCCTGTGGCGACAGTCCTGGCGGAGGATTCCAGGAGGTCGGTCCAGGACTGACTCCGCGTGA
- a CDS encoding Imm49 family immunity protein, giving the protein MEFDLAQLREEAADSLDILFDDAFPEVLAEGTVEELVGLVREACVHFHTQGVTTLLLDGSPQHFFYQLACAAENWRRLLIHLRARGADLPPASDNASLLGAVAGGYWELARDLCRVSASQQGEEEYEDEFAWARLLQQFIALPSDGAPSEQWLRQQESALAKSQADRWEWFQALLSGDGSRFLAAFEQVLQQHSAETEAQAVRWGTSPEQFVAYRFIWFEGLAMLRLAERRGMKVEAPLLYCPPLARVPMKMAYDGDWALSFGAAPG; this is encoded by the coding sequence ATGGAGTTCGACCTCGCTCAGCTCCGGGAGGAGGCCGCGGACTCGCTCGACATCCTCTTCGACGACGCCTTCCCGGAAGTGCTGGCGGAAGGCACGGTGGAGGAACTCGTGGGGCTGGTGCGCGAGGCCTGCGTGCACTTCCACACCCAGGGCGTGACGACGCTGCTCCTCGACGGGAGCCCCCAGCACTTCTTCTACCAGCTGGCCTGCGCGGCGGAGAACTGGCGCCGGTTGCTCATCCACCTGCGGGCCCGGGGGGCGGACCTTCCGCCCGCCTCCGACAACGCCTCGCTGCTGGGGGCCGTGGCCGGCGGGTATTGGGAGCTCGCCCGCGACCTGTGCCGGGTCTCCGCCTCCCAGCAGGGCGAAGAGGAATACGAGGACGAGTTCGCCTGGGCCCGGCTGCTCCAGCAGTTCATCGCGCTCCCCTCGGATGGAGCCCCTTCCGAGCAGTGGCTCCGCCAGCAGGAGAGCGCCCTCGCGAAGTCCCAGGCGGACCGGTGGGAGTGGTTCCAGGCCCTGCTGTCAGGAGACGGAAGCCGCTTCCTCGCCGCCTTTGAACAGGTCCTCCAGCAGCATTCGGCGGAAACCGAAGCCCAGGCCGTGAGGTGGGGCACTTCTCCGGAGCAGTTCGTGGCCTACCGGTTCATCTGGTTTGAAGGCCTCGCGATGCTTCGCCTCGCCGAGCGCCGGGGGATGAAGGTCGAAGCCCCGCTGCTCTACTGCCCGCCCCTGGCACGGGTTCCGATGAAGATGGCCTACGACGGTGACTGGGCACTCTCGTTCGGCGCGGCTCCAGGCTGA
- a CDS encoding sialidase family protein gives MGWAVLTGLLLTGMTAATPPSAIPVRGGNALTLPAHRHIVRVSRSEGSVLLAAVQQGGLDGQGLRMFRSDNGGNTWKLEGVIHDGSPYDRADLIVVGQDVALVYAVETPDSTGISGSTSRDVYFQWWRYSASKGRWSAQSPVRVFDSTSSSTAYYRAELARDSKGRLWVQAFFREKDASNTLSIAVSSDGGSTFREQSALARDIPKRGGGRLVSLGSRMMVLWSSHDGHDRTHYRIRDDSASLSTWSSTRTAFSDGIYHGAALSAVADGKGGLHLVYKDNSERLVYRRFDGSAFGSAVRVLEDGDWATQPALTRVGSALYLFYNQPRSDGAGYRLWVRALSSSGKPGAGRELASVSGFAGYPAAPEVLPSGVPLVCFFGIEPSSGSSVRLSFFSTSASSLKSQTVAAKQAEASAGERPGDEAGDARSVAATGGSGGPSSFDPPPDVGSVGSALTGASQQAMAAGCGGASAMLAVGVTLLLMEAGRRRRVRVLRF, from the coding sequence ATGGGTTGGGCAGTACTGACAGGACTGCTGCTGACGGGCATGACGGCCGCGACGCCGCCGTCGGCCATTCCGGTGCGAGGGGGCAACGCGCTGACGCTGCCCGCGCACCGGCACATCGTGCGGGTGTCGCGCAGCGAGGGCTCCGTGCTGCTCGCCGCGGTGCAACAGGGCGGACTGGACGGCCAGGGGCTGCGCATGTTCCGCAGCGACAACGGCGGCAACACCTGGAAGCTGGAGGGCGTCATCCACGACGGCTCGCCGTATGACCGCGCGGACCTCATCGTGGTGGGCCAGGACGTGGCGCTCGTCTACGCGGTGGAGACGCCGGACAGCACGGGCATCAGCGGCTCCACCAGCCGGGACGTGTACTTCCAGTGGTGGCGCTACAGCGCGTCGAAGGGTCGCTGGAGCGCGCAGTCTCCCGTGCGCGTCTTCGACTCCACCAGCTCCAGCACCGCGTACTACCGCGCGGAGCTGGCGCGCGACTCGAAGGGCCGGCTGTGGGTGCAGGCCTTCTTCCGGGAGAAGGACGCCAGCAACACGCTGAGCATCGCGGTGAGCAGCGATGGGGGCTCCACCTTCCGCGAACAGTCCGCGCTCGCGCGCGACATCCCGAAGCGCGGCGGTGGACGGCTCGTGAGCCTGGGCAGCCGGATGATGGTGCTGTGGAGCTCCCACGACGGCCACGACCGCACGCACTACCGGATCCGCGACGACAGCGCGTCGCTGTCCACCTGGTCCTCCACGCGCACGGCCTTCTCCGACGGCATCTACCATGGGGCCGCCCTGAGCGCGGTGGCGGACGGGAAGGGCGGCCTGCACCTGGTCTACAAGGACAACTCCGAGCGGCTCGTCTACCGCCGCTTCGACGGCAGCGCGTTCGGCTCCGCGGTGCGCGTGCTGGAGGACGGAGACTGGGCCACGCAGCCCGCGCTCACCCGCGTGGGCAGCGCCCTGTACCTCTTCTACAACCAGCCCCGGAGCGACGGCGCCGGCTACCGGCTGTGGGTCCGCGCGCTCTCCTCCAGCGGCAAGCCGGGGGCGGGCAGGGAGCTGGCGTCGGTGTCCGGCTTCGCGGGCTACCCGGCCGCGCCGGAGGTGCTGCCCTCGGGCGTGCCGCTGGTGTGCTTCTTCGGCATCGAGCCGTCGTCCGGCTCCAGCGTCCGGCTGTCGTTCTTCTCCACCAGCGCGTCGTCGCTCAAGTCCCAGACAGTGGCCGCGAAGCAGGCGGAGGCCTCCGCCGGAGAACGCCCAGGAGACGAAGCGGGAGACGCTCGGAGCGTGGCCGCCACCGGAGGCTCGGGAGGGCCGTCTTCGTTCGACCCGCCCCCAGACGTGGGCTCGGTGGGCAGCGCCCTGACGGGGGCCTCGCAGCAGGCGATGGCCGCCGGGTGCGGCGGTGCCAGCGCGATGCTCGCGGTGGGCGTGACGTTGCTGCTGATGGAGGCGGGGCGTCGCCGGCGCGTCCGGGTCCTGCGCTTCTAG
- a CDS encoding AHH domain-containing protein, with product MSSSGTSGAPKRTRFSEFSFSNVDEDTFKHEKFPELEDPAYPHQLIQELEARSKEDSEHASTPDPLKRRGHAQYRGPAYVHKHGGRDRYNQWPFDFLFTGCDDARKQTMREKVEKLAEQRPVWAIVKDRAKWQACFEFPEPGGFPGRDKRFFLTKKLTHKTEAERYFFFSASTPYRWVAHHLIPIEVFDSRSLSHFTDEEQELIRASGYDVNNGHNIVPLPTWDVSPHCLLAHLGGHSEYIKYAKGLLEGVKDKIKKARESDKPHAAFYAQIIKELTRAEDKLWNRLKSLGRESVKLYLQGKRPKDNLVKFISKGKRKSTGRRRRFPEGAMN from the coding sequence ATGAGCAGCTCCGGGACGAGCGGTGCACCGAAGAGGACCCGCTTCAGCGAGTTCAGCTTCAGCAACGTCGATGAGGACACCTTCAAGCACGAGAAGTTTCCGGAGCTGGAGGACCCGGCCTACCCCCATCAGCTCATCCAGGAATTGGAAGCCCGGTCGAAGGAGGACTCCGAGCACGCGAGCACGCCGGATCCATTGAAGCGCAGGGGACACGCCCAATACCGGGGGCCTGCGTACGTGCACAAGCACGGAGGCCGGGACCGCTACAACCAATGGCCCTTCGACTTCCTCTTCACGGGCTGCGACGACGCCCGGAAGCAGACGATGCGGGAGAAGGTGGAGAAGCTCGCGGAGCAGCGCCCGGTCTGGGCCATCGTGAAGGACCGTGCGAAGTGGCAGGCGTGCTTCGAGTTCCCCGAGCCCGGTGGCTTTCCTGGGAGGGACAAGCGGTTCTTCCTGACGAAGAAGCTCACCCACAAGACGGAGGCGGAACGCTACTTCTTCTTCTCGGCTTCCACGCCGTACCGGTGGGTGGCACACCACCTCATCCCCATCGAGGTCTTTGACAGTCGGAGTCTGTCCCACTTCACCGATGAGGAGCAGGAGTTGATTCGCGCTTCGGGCTACGACGTGAACAACGGGCACAACATCGTGCCACTGCCTACCTGGGATGTGTCCCCGCATTGCCTGCTGGCGCACCTTGGCGGGCACTCCGAGTACATCAAGTACGCCAAAGGGCTGTTGGAAGGCGTCAAGGACAAGATCAAGAAGGCTCGGGAAAGTGACAAACCTCACGCGGCGTTCTACGCACAGATCATCAAGGAATTGACCCGGGCTGAGGACAAGCTCTGGAACAGGCTCAAGAGTCTGGGCAGGGAGTCGGTCAAGCTGTACCTGCAGGGCAAGCGCCCCAAGGACAACCTGGTGAAGTTCATTTCCAAGGGCAAGCGGAAGAGCACCGGGCGGCGCAGGCGCTTCCCGGAGGGAGCGATGAACTGA
- a CDS encoding transglycosylase SLT domain-containing protein — MGDYRIKSGDTLGALAKRFNTDVGTLMKANPDIKNADLILADAKLNVPGSKDEFKAEGAAKGPDLTGGGTQQTQGASGAEPVGDMPPGQVGDWIKQATDILKANGIPADKMNPQDIAKIIEHESSGNPNAINNWDSNAQKGTPSIGLMQTIQPTFDAHKLPGHDNIRNPVDNIIAAVRYSIDRYGSVSNVPGIKGLNGGGAYVGY, encoded by the coding sequence ATGGGTGACTACCGGATCAAGTCGGGCGACACGCTGGGTGCACTGGCCAAGCGCTTCAACACCGACGTGGGCACGCTGATGAAGGCGAACCCGGACATCAAGAACGCGGACCTCATCCTCGCGGACGCCAAGCTCAACGTCCCGGGCAGCAAGGACGAGTTCAAGGCGGAGGGCGCGGCCAAGGGCCCGGACCTGACCGGCGGCGGCACCCAGCAGACCCAGGGCGCCAGCGGCGCCGAGCCCGTGGGCGACATGCCTCCCGGCCAGGTCGGTGACTGGATCAAGCAGGCGACGGACATCCTCAAGGCGAACGGCATCCCGGCGGACAAGATGAACCCCCAGGACATCGCCAAGATCATCGAGCACGAGTCCAGTGGCAACCCGAACGCCATCAACAACTGGGACTCCAACGCGCAGAAGGGCACGCCTTCCATCGGCCTGATGCAGACCATCCAGCCGACGTTCGACGCGCACAAGCTCCCCGGCCACGACAACATCCGCAACCCGGTGGACAACATCATCGCGGCGGTCCGCTACTCCATCGACCGCTACGGCTCGGTATCCAACGTCCCCGGCATCAAGGGCCTCAACGGCGGCGGCGCGTACGTCGGTTACTGA